A single window of Sporosarcina sp. Marseille-Q4943 DNA harbors:
- a CDS encoding tripartite tricarboxylate transporter permease has product MDAILQALINTLSIHNLVVLFVGTFVGIIVGCVPGFNASVGVALTIPLTFAFPADTGLILLVAIYAGAVYGGSISAILINTPGEPGNIITAMDGYNMTKNGQGGKALGMAAIASWIGGSISAIFLFLLAPPLSKLTLLFGSFEMFLLAIFGLSIIVGLSKGSMVKGLLSGSLGVLFATVGIDSITGTYRYTMGLPSLYEGLPLVAVIIGIYSLGAVFELGEQKSSTIQAEGIKVSKRDILPNLQDMKKTIRTIFRSGVIGTFAGITPGAGMSIGSAVSWEAARRKSKTPETFGKGEIEGVAASESGNNGVVGGSLIPLLTLGIPGNAVSAIFLGGLLIHGLRPGAALFTTHATITYGLIWGFLFANFVMIVIGLLGSRFFSKLAIVPVYLLAPLIFIISTAGTFADRNLLADVVVMLTFGILGYFMIKLNFPLVPLVLGFILGPLAESELRRALLITQGDLSTAAMQPISLILIVLIIFALFGTPIQNQFKKMLKVKRKQELDGAENT; this is encoded by the coding sequence TTGGATGCAATATTACAAGCATTGATCAATACATTAAGTATTCATAATCTCGTAGTCCTATTTGTAGGAACCTTTGTTGGGATTATTGTAGGCTGTGTTCCTGGATTTAATGCATCAGTTGGAGTTGCCCTGACTATTCCGTTAACATTCGCTTTCCCAGCTGATACGGGTTTGATTTTATTAGTTGCGATATATGCGGGTGCAGTATACGGCGGATCGATCTCGGCAATTTTGATTAATACCCCCGGTGAACCAGGGAATATCATTACTGCCATGGATGGCTATAATATGACGAAAAATGGGCAAGGCGGAAAAGCATTGGGCATGGCCGCAATCGCTTCATGGATAGGCGGAAGTATTAGTGCCATCTTTCTCTTCCTTTTGGCACCGCCGCTTTCTAAGTTGACCTTGCTCTTTGGATCTTTCGAGATGTTTCTCCTTGCGATTTTCGGATTATCCATCATTGTCGGGTTATCGAAAGGCTCGATGGTTAAAGGTTTGTTATCCGGGTCATTGGGTGTCCTATTTGCCACAGTCGGAATAGATTCAATAACTGGTACCTATAGGTATACGATGGGCTTGCCCTCATTGTATGAAGGACTCCCTCTTGTGGCTGTAATTATCGGGATTTACTCATTGGGGGCAGTCTTTGAATTAGGTGAACAAAAGTCTTCAACTATACAAGCTGAAGGTATAAAAGTTAGTAAACGGGATATTTTACCTAACCTCCAGGATATGAAAAAGACGATCAGAACCATTTTTAGAAGTGGGGTCATCGGTACGTTTGCCGGTATAACGCCGGGCGCAGGAATGAGCATTGGCTCTGCCGTAAGCTGGGAAGCTGCTCGCCGAAAGTCCAAAACGCCAGAGACTTTTGGAAAAGGTGAGATTGAAGGTGTCGCAGCTTCTGAATCGGGTAATAACGGCGTCGTCGGTGGATCACTAATTCCTTTACTGACATTGGGGATTCCCGGTAATGCAGTATCAGCAATTTTCCTGGGAGGCTTACTAATTCACGGTCTTCGACCGGGTGCAGCATTATTTACTACTCATGCAACAATAACGTATGGTTTAATATGGGGCTTCTTATTCGCAAACTTCGTTATGATCGTCATCGGTCTTTTGGGATCTCGGTTCTTTTCAAAGTTAGCAATTGTTCCAGTATACCTATTGGCGCCTTTAATCTTCATTATTAGTACGGCCGGAACATTTGCAGATCGAAACTTGCTTGCAGATGTAGTCGTCATGTTGACCTTTGGAATACTAGGTTACTTTATGATCAAACTGAATTTCCCTTTAGTTCCGTTGGTACTTGGCTTTATCCTAGGACCTCTAGCGGAATCAGAATTAAGAAGAGCTTTATTAATTACACAAGGGGATTTAAGTACAGCCGCAATGCAACCTATCTCATTAATATTGATTGTTCTAATTATTTTCGCGTTGTTTGGTACACCAATACAAAATCAATTCAAAAAAATGCTGAAAGTAAAGAGAAAGCAAGAGTTGGATGGTGCTGAAAATACATGA
- a CDS encoding uroporphyrinogen decarboxylase family protein produces MNKEPIDRLPYSFWTHFPGIDLIPEKQAEITYEFSQEFDVDFIKHMPNGLYMAEAWSCVCNFNEIEQGGVAKVEKYAVQNEKDWINLKVLEPTYGSLGRELKALDLLIKRVDGAKPLICTIFSPLTMAQKITDNIGYYLHHHPNELKIGLEIITETIIRFAKEALRRGCDGVFFANQTASRKLLTEEQYMEFGVPFDMEVLEAIKDESWFNVMHLHGEEVLFDQVKDYPVQAINWHVWDSDPSIKQFLKESDKLIVGGLKRGYITSGNVEGINQQIEEICKETDFSRIVFSPDCVIRYPVVKEYIHQVKDRIIEYSNATQPVTLLLSEMEKDHCLQSVEKFKIQNF; encoded by the coding sequence TTGAACAAGGAACCTATTGATCGGTTACCTTATAGCTTTTGGACACATTTCCCGGGTATAGATTTAATTCCTGAAAAGCAAGCAGAAATAACCTATGAGTTCTCCCAAGAATTTGACGTGGATTTCATAAAACATATGCCAAATGGGCTTTATATGGCGGAGGCCTGGTCCTGTGTATGCAACTTCAATGAAATCGAACAAGGGGGAGTGGCAAAAGTTGAGAAGTATGCGGTTCAAAACGAAAAGGACTGGATAAACCTTAAAGTTCTTGAACCGACATACGGCTCGTTAGGAAGAGAGCTGAAGGCACTCGATTTATTGATTAAAAGGGTGGATGGTGCAAAACCTCTAATATGTACTATTTTTTCACCACTTACTATGGCGCAGAAAATAACGGATAATATAGGTTATTATTTACATCACCACCCAAATGAACTGAAAATAGGTCTTGAAATTATTACAGAGACGATTATCCGATTTGCTAAAGAAGCATTAAGACGTGGTTGTGATGGGGTGTTTTTCGCAAATCAAACTGCTTCTAGAAAACTACTTACCGAAGAACAATACATGGAATTCGGTGTACCATTTGACATGGAAGTTCTTGAAGCCATCAAAGATGAATCATGGTTTAATGTGATGCATTTACATGGGGAGGAGGTTTTATTCGATCAAGTGAAAGATTATCCTGTCCAGGCCATTAACTGGCACGTGTGGGATAGTGATCCTTCCATAAAACAGTTTTTGAAGGAAAGCGATAAATTGATTGTCGGAGGATTGAAAAGGGGGTATATCACTTCAGGAAATGTTGAAGGAATTAATCAACAAATTGAAGAAATCTGCAAGGAAACTGATTTTTCGAGGATTGTCTTTTCTCCGGATTGTGTTATTCGCTATCCAGTTGTAAAAGAATATATACATCAAGTGAAGGATAGAATCATTGAATACTCTAATGCAACGCAACCTGTAACTTTACTACTTTCTGAGATGGAAAAAGACCACTGTCTCCAGTCTGTAGAAAAGTTCAAAATACAGAACTTCTGA
- a CDS encoding FxLYD domain-containing protein has translation MKYKFLSVVGCGLLLLLAACGAESKTTDAGNAPSSSHDKEEEELTVTVVNEVFASWKRKEAVMVSYSAELKNENDVPVIIDRMLVEFLDEEKTVLDHGGVLLNSIPTIIMPNETAYVVDSLEIRDEGFTDPDKVKSINVEIEVNETDEELLKLEIDDVQFELLYEDDSLPYEVTGIITNPHAKKIDLAEVAVGLYNDKDELLAVLRTMIETNLGENDSVEFGTFYPRLSDDIYGKVTKVKAIAYEDPQN, from the coding sequence TTGAAATACAAGTTCTTATCCGTCGTTGGATGCGGATTACTTCTTTTATTAGCTGCTTGTGGAGCGGAGTCTAAAACGACAGATGCAGGAAACGCGCCAAGCAGCAGTCATGACAAAGAGGAAGAAGAGCTAACAGTAACCGTCGTCAATGAAGTTTTTGCATCGTGGAAAAGAAAAGAGGCTGTTATGGTTAGTTATTCAGCTGAATTAAAAAATGAAAACGATGTACCTGTCATCATTGATAGAATGCTTGTAGAATTTCTTGATGAAGAAAAGACAGTTCTTGATCATGGAGGTGTTCTGCTTAATTCCATCCCCACGATCATTATGCCAAACGAAACAGCTTACGTAGTGGATTCACTAGAAATACGGGACGAAGGCTTCACGGATCCTGACAAAGTGAAAAGCATTAATGTTGAAATCGAAGTGAATGAAACCGATGAAGAATTATTGAAGTTGGAAATCGATGATGTACAGTTTGAATTATTATATGAAGATGACAGCCTCCCCTATGAAGTTACAGGAATCATTACGAATCCCCACGCAAAAAAAATCGATCTTGCTGAAGTCGCCGTTGGATTGTATAACGACAAGGACGAATTACTGGCTGTACTTAGAACAATGATTGAAACGAATTTAGGAGAAAATGATTCCGTGGAATTCGGAACTTTTTATCCGCGATTATCAGACGATATTTATGGGAAAGTAACAAAAGTGAAGGCTATAGCTTATGAGGATCCGCAAAATTAG
- a CDS encoding NADP-dependent malic enzyme encodes MWQGKLEITVKAPINNAEDLSQAYSPGVAGPCIEIANEKESIYKYTMKGNTVAVISNGTAVLGLGDIGAEAAIPVMEGKSALFKRFAGINSVPLCLDTRDAEDFIRTVKNLAPVFGGINLEDIAAPDCFYIEERLKEELDIPVFHDDQHGTAIVVAAALLNAGKLVGKEISEMKIVINGAGAAGIAVAKLLHSFQAKEIIVCDTKGAIYKGRPLGMNGLKDLLAEFTNLQRKQGDLSDVIQGADVFVGVSAAGALTTQMIESMDKDPIVFALANPIPEIMPEDAKLAGVRVIGTGRSDYPNQINNLLAFPGIFKGALQVRASQITEDMKREAAKAIASLVSTEELSEEYVIPNPFDSRVVDSVAQAVALSACQSGKALLCEVVV; translated from the coding sequence ATGTGGCAAGGGAAATTAGAGATTACGGTCAAAGCACCTATTAATAATGCGGAGGATCTAAGTCAGGCCTACTCTCCAGGAGTTGCAGGTCCCTGTATTGAAATTGCCAACGAAAAGGAATCAATCTATAAATATACGATGAAAGGTAATACGGTGGCAGTTATCAGCAATGGGACAGCTGTCCTAGGCCTGGGCGATATTGGAGCGGAGGCGGCAATCCCGGTAATGGAAGGGAAATCCGCGCTTTTTAAACGGTTTGCGGGTATTAACTCTGTTCCCCTATGCCTGGATACACGTGATGCTGAAGATTTCATCCGTACCGTTAAAAACCTTGCCCCTGTATTCGGTGGTATTAATTTAGAAGATATCGCGGCTCCTGATTGTTTTTATATAGAAGAGCGGCTAAAAGAGGAATTGGACATCCCTGTTTTTCATGATGACCAGCACGGAACAGCGATTGTTGTAGCTGCTGCCCTGTTGAATGCTGGAAAACTTGTAGGCAAAGAAATCAGTGAGATGAAAATTGTAATTAATGGAGCAGGTGCGGCAGGTATTGCGGTTGCAAAACTGTTGCATTCATTCCAAGCAAAAGAAATTATCGTATGCGACACAAAGGGCGCTATTTACAAAGGGCGCCCGCTTGGGATGAATGGATTGAAAGACTTGCTTGCTGAATTTACAAACCTCCAACGCAAACAGGGGGATTTGTCAGATGTCATCCAAGGCGCAGACGTATTTGTCGGAGTGTCAGCTGCGGGGGCATTAACGACTCAAATGATCGAATCGATGGACAAAGATCCCATCGTATTTGCGTTAGCAAACCCTATACCAGAAATCATGCCAGAAGATGCAAAATTAGCAGGCGTACGCGTCATAGGCACTGGTCGTTCGGATTATCCAAATCAGATTAACAATCTGCTTGCCTTTCCGGGAATCTTCAAGGGCGCCCTACAAGTTCGCGCAAGTCAAATCACTGAAGATATGAAGAGAGAAGCCGCCAAAGCCATTGCTTCACTGGTTTCGACAGAGGAATTATCTGAGGAATATGTCATCCCCAATCCATTTGACAGCAGGGTTGTTGATAGTGTAGCTCAAGCAGTCGCTTTGTCGGCATGCCAGTCAGGAAAAGCCCTTCTGTGTGAAGTGGTAGTGTAA
- a CDS encoding Xaa-Pro peptidase family protein → MFTQRINKLRNDFSTLGIDAAIVLNFENQFYFSGLKAITYSRPIVLGIDSGTTHLIIPSLEEEHAKHKTSIENLYVYHETKLRSFEGESYLDHFVKLLDQFPENGRIGIEFSSLPVILGNILNEKGFTLVNLDKHIAAMRFVKDEEELKLIREAGRLVSIALKNSLENARAGITEMELDQFGNKALFQEVANNHPNSTLDFFVMSPSGVKRTNMPHVFSNTRELEEKDIIIHSRQVGFNGYRAECERTFFIGEPTNEQEKFFNIAVEAQVEVLKQIKVGMRAYDVNEIARLIIADAGLEPYMNHRTGHGIGIGLHEEPSLRFDNELVLTEGMVFCVEPGIYVPDIGGFRHSDTVILTNNGTEIITEYPSSLEDLIF, encoded by the coding sequence ATGTTTACGCAAAGAATCAATAAGCTACGTAATGACTTTTCCACGTTAGGAATCGACGCGGCAATCGTGTTGAACTTTGAAAACCAGTTTTACTTTTCGGGATTAAAGGCGATTACGTACTCCCGTCCGATCGTGCTCGGCATCGATAGCGGGACGACCCATTTGATCATCCCTTCTTTGGAAGAGGAACATGCAAAACATAAGACATCGATTGAAAATCTGTATGTGTACCATGAAACGAAGCTGCGGTCCTTTGAAGGGGAATCCTATTTGGATCATTTCGTGAAACTGCTCGACCAATTTCCAGAAAACGGACGGATTGGCATCGAGTTCTCGTCCCTTCCGGTTATCCTCGGGAATATCCTTAACGAAAAGGGATTTACCCTCGTCAACTTGGACAAGCATATTGCGGCAATGAGATTCGTGAAGGATGAGGAAGAGTTGAAGCTCATCCGGGAAGCGGGCAGGCTAGTGAGTATCGCCCTCAAAAACTCCTTGGAAAACGCCCGGGCAGGAATTACCGAAATGGAACTAGATCAGTTCGGGAACAAAGCGCTCTTCCAAGAAGTCGCTAACAATCACCCTAATTCGACGCTAGACTTTTTCGTCATGTCCCCTTCCGGAGTGAAAAGGACGAATATGCCCCATGTATTCTCCAACACAAGAGAGTTGGAAGAGAAGGACATCATCATCCACAGCAGGCAAGTCGGGTTTAACGGATACCGGGCGGAATGTGAACGAACATTTTTCATCGGAGAACCTACGAACGAGCAAGAAAAGTTCTTCAACATTGCTGTAGAAGCTCAAGTCGAAGTACTAAAGCAAATCAAAGTCGGCATGCGAGCATACGATGTAAATGAAATCGCAAGGCTCATCATCGCAGACGCCGGCTTAGAACCATACATGAACCACCGGACAGGTCACGGCATCGGCATCGGTCTACACGAAGAACCATCCCTCAGATTCGATAACGAGTTAGTCCTAACAGAAGGCATGGTCTTCTGCGTCGAACCAGGCATCTACGTCCCCGACATCGGCGGCTTCAGGCATTCAGATACAGTCATCTTAACGAACAACGGTACCGAAATCATTACCGAGTATCCTAGCTCTCTAGAGGACTTGATATTTTAA
- a CDS encoding sodium:solute symporter has translation MGIEFNPNLLWYVIGYGVFMIILGIVYSKKVSTSDDFILAGKSLGPVVLMGTLLATWVGSGTVTGGPNSLAFSYGLWPAVGYVLPSLIGIIVLILISSKIRNYGKYTISEILEVKYGKFASIAAAIIIILAYVGIVSYQFKGIGFILHVSTGVSVETGTIIGAVIIIFLATIGGLMSVAPTDAFSAFLIVIGLIVAVPMIISFGGGWNEITAAVPSEHLNLLGSLTPLQFLGFYIPVLFLLLGDQNMYQRISASKNDRTTKIGAMGWIVGTFLTTPIVAVIAFSARAIFPDINPGMALIATTLVIPTFIGGLLIAAVTAFIVTTGNSYLLSASTNVTYDIYGKYINRNATDKQKLIFTKILIPILGIIAFVLTTYFPSILAIQMYSYTVYGAGITPALLAVFIWPSVTKQAGIASMILGVVSTLVWEFMGNPFGVNSALISIPIAILTLIIGTIASRNKLQPTAN, from the coding sequence ATGGGCATTGAATTTAATCCTAACTTACTCTGGTATGTAATCGGCTATGGGGTTTTCATGATCATTCTAGGAATCGTCTACTCCAAAAAAGTTTCAACGAGTGATGACTTCATATTGGCCGGAAAATCACTTGGGCCGGTCGTCTTAATGGGGACGTTGCTGGCAACATGGGTAGGAAGCGGAACAGTCACCGGGGGACCAAACTCATTGGCATTTTCATATGGACTATGGCCAGCCGTCGGTTATGTACTACCTTCATTAATTGGCATCATCGTGCTGATACTGATCTCTTCAAAAATAAGAAACTATGGAAAGTATACGATTTCAGAAATTCTCGAAGTGAAGTACGGGAAATTTGCAAGCATCGCTGCAGCAATCATCATCATTCTCGCTTACGTCGGAATCGTATCTTATCAATTTAAGGGCATCGGATTCATCTTGCACGTCTCCACAGGCGTTTCCGTCGAAACCGGAACAATCATCGGAGCCGTCATCATCATCTTCCTGGCGACAATCGGAGGATTGATGTCCGTTGCGCCGACCGATGCGTTCAGCGCCTTCCTCATCGTAATCGGACTCATCGTTGCAGTCCCAATGATCATTTCTTTTGGTGGGGGTTGGAATGAAATCACTGCTGCGGTTCCGAGCGAGCATTTGAATTTATTAGGCAGCCTGACGCCGTTGCAGTTTTTAGGCTTCTACATTCCGGTTCTTTTCCTCTTGCTAGGCGACCAAAATATGTACCAAAGGATTTCCGCCTCGAAAAACGACCGGACGACGAAGATCGGGGCGATGGGCTGGATCGTAGGAACATTCCTAACTACGCCAATCGTAGCCGTCATCGCATTCAGCGCGAGGGCGATCTTCCCTGACATCAATCCGGGCATGGCGTTGATTGCGACGACATTGGTCATCCCGACATTCATCGGCGGTTTATTGATTGCGGCAGTGACCGCCTTCATCGTCACAACCGGGAACTCCTATTTGCTGTCCGCCTCAACGAATGTGACGTATGACATTTACGGAAAATACATCAATCGGAATGCGACCGATAAACAAAAATTGATCTTTACGAAAATATTAATACCGATCCTAGGGATCATCGCCTTTGTATTGACGACATACTTCCCTTCCATTCTGGCGATTCAAATGTACTCGTACACCGTTTATGGCGCGGGCATCACCCCAGCTTTACTTGCGGTATTCATTTGGCCGAGCGTCACAAAACAAGCCGGCATTGCCTCGATGATACTCGGAGTCGTATCGACACTCGTGTGGGAGTTCATGGGGAATCCATTTGGCGTCAATAGCGCCTTGATTTCGATTCCGATTGCGATTCTGACATTGATCATTGGAACTATCGCTTCAAGGAATAAACTACAGCCTACTGCAAATTAA
- a CDS encoding LysR family transcriptional regulator yields MEIRQLMYFIAVAEELHFGRAAKKLGMTQPPLSQQIKNLEESLDVKLFHRTKRKVTLTEAGQYFYREAAKLHGNLNTAIQNAKLIDRGMLGTLKIGFGPDYGTLTKILKIYEQEYPNVQIQLEQMPTSEQLIALDKKEIQIGLLPGPIERQNIESKIVAEHRYKVVLPVDHPLANEEGGIDLIDLKEENFIMTPREIGSAYYDSIINICNKAGFNPHIRKKTHELQTVIPLVAANMGIAIVPEMLAYFRREEVVFLPINNCDDTLKNCIAWNVEAKSPLIDLFLEIAEGI; encoded by the coding sequence ATGGAAATCCGACAACTGATGTATTTTATTGCGGTAGCGGAAGAATTGCACTTTGGGAGAGCGGCCAAGAAACTGGGGATGACGCAACCGCCGTTGAGCCAGCAAATCAAGAATTTAGAGGAATCTTTGGATGTGAAATTGTTCCATCGAACGAAGCGGAAAGTGACGTTGACGGAAGCCGGCCAATATTTCTATCGGGAGGCGGCGAAGCTTCACGGCAATTTGAACACGGCGATTCAGAATGCGAAATTAATTGACCGTGGCATGTTAGGCACATTGAAAATAGGGTTTGGTCCCGATTACGGCACATTGACGAAAATACTAAAGATTTATGAGCAGGAATACCCGAATGTCCAAATCCAACTGGAGCAAATGCCGACGTCGGAGCAGCTGATAGCGTTGGATAAAAAAGAGATCCAGATCGGCCTTCTCCCGGGACCGATCGAAAGGCAGAACATCGAATCGAAAATTGTGGCGGAGCACCGATACAAAGTCGTGCTCCCGGTCGACCATCCATTGGCGAATGAGGAGGGCGGCATTGATTTGATTGACTTGAAGGAAGAAAATTTCATCATGACACCGCGTGAAATCGGCTCTGCTTACTATGACTCTATCATCAACATTTGCAATAAAGCCGGCTTCAACCCGCATATTCGGAAAAAAACGCACGAACTGCAAACGGTCATCCCTCTAGTCGCCGCAAATATGGGAATAGCCATTGTGCCGGAAATGCTAGCATACTTCAGAAGGGAAGAAGTCGTGTTCTTGCCAATCAACAATTGTGATGATACGTTGAAAAACTGCATTGCTTGGAATGTGGAGGCGAAATCGCCGTTGATTGATTTGTTTTTGGAGATTGCGGAGGGGATATGA
- a CDS encoding gluconokinase, which translates to MTNSIVIGLDIGTTSTKAVAFNRNGIVVGEYEVEYPLHTPHHGWAEQDPLEIENAAIMAISSLIKTSTIDPDTILAIGLSSAMHSLICIDDEGEPLSPSITWADGRATNEARRLQEQNSNLYLSTGTPIHPMSPLVKLMWMKETDYPPFHTAAKFVSIKEFLLFRWFGSQLVDYSIASATGMFDSHTLYWNPDALKVAGIIEEKLFTPVPPTTEIRGLNREIAYKTGLRENVPFIIGASDGPLANLGIGAIEPGEVAITIGTSGAIRQLVPQTKTDQLQQTFCYTFTESLSLIGGPTNSGGIVLKWLKELVGENMSYDSMSSLAALAPAGSDGLLFTPYLNGERAPIWNSNVRGNLFGLSLQHKKEHLIRAGLEGVVFSIYHVGQALERLAGKPDKIMASGGFARSPLWLQILADVFNQQVDVPLSHQSSAWGAAWLALYSIGEVDSLEAIKEHIPMHGHFIPNIENHHVYMKLFSLYKDLSETMDKHYQL; encoded by the coding sequence TTGACTAACTCAATCGTTATAGGACTTGATATTGGGACTACTAGCACTAAAGCCGTTGCATTCAATAGAAACGGTATTGTTGTCGGTGAATATGAAGTGGAATATCCATTGCATACTCCTCATCACGGCTGGGCGGAACAAGACCCACTAGAAATTGAAAACGCAGCAATAATGGCAATTAGTTCATTGATAAAAACTAGCACAATTGATCCTGATACCATTCTGGCAATCGGATTATCGAGTGCTATGCATTCCCTTATTTGTATCGATGATGAAGGTGAGCCTTTATCCCCTTCCATTACATGGGCAGATGGACGAGCAACGAACGAGGCAAGACGCTTACAAGAGCAGAATTCGAATCTATACCTATCTACAGGCACACCAATCCACCCGATGTCTCCGCTCGTTAAGCTCATGTGGATGAAGGAAACAGACTATCCCCCTTTTCATACGGCGGCCAAATTCGTTTCGATAAAAGAGTTTTTATTATTCCGCTGGTTCGGATCACAGCTTGTCGATTACTCAATTGCATCAGCTACCGGTATGTTCGATTCACATACGTTGTATTGGAATCCAGATGCACTTAAGGTCGCTGGCATTATTGAGGAGAAACTGTTCACTCCTGTTCCTCCGACAACAGAAATCAGAGGATTGAATCGAGAAATCGCATATAAAACAGGTTTACGGGAGAATGTTCCGTTCATAATTGGAGCAAGCGATGGGCCATTGGCGAACTTGGGCATAGGAGCGATCGAACCGGGGGAAGTTGCTATCACAATTGGAACGAGCGGGGCGATCCGGCAGTTGGTCCCTCAAACAAAAACAGATCAATTACAGCAGACTTTTTGTTATACGTTTACTGAATCGTTATCACTAATCGGCGGACCGACAAACAGTGGCGGAATCGTGTTGAAGTGGTTAAAGGAATTAGTAGGGGAAAACATGAGCTACGATTCAATGAGCTCTTTAGCGGCACTGGCTCCTGCCGGATCGGATGGCCTGCTTTTCACACCTTACCTTAATGGAGAAAGGGCCCCCATATGGAATTCTAACGTGAGAGGCAATCTATTCGGGCTCTCCTTGCAACATAAAAAAGAGCATCTCATCCGAGCAGGCTTGGAAGGCGTCGTGTTCAGCATCTACCATGTAGGCCAAGCATTAGAACGACTTGCTGGTAAACCGGATAAAATAATGGCGAGTGGTGGATTTGCCCGTTCACCTCTTTGGCTCCAAATACTCGCAGATGTATTCAACCAGCAAGTGGACGTCCCCCTCAGTCACCAAAGCTCCGCGTGGGGTGCAGCTTGGCTTGCATTGTACAGCATAGGGGAAGTCGATAGTCTCGAAGCCATCAAAGAACACATCCCCATGCATGGACATTTCATACCTAACATTGAAAACCACCATGTCTATATGAAATTGTTCTCTCTGTATAAAGATCTCTCGGAGACGATGGATAAACATTACCAACTATAG
- a CDS encoding MurR/RpiR family transcriptional regulator: MMRDVTPHCFTLIRAIYTQLSDKERAIADFILNQPERFIHSTISQIAEELSVADATVFRFSKRLGYKGYQAMKIALASEIISTTKDIHETIAEGDDEKTIAEKVFKSNIRTLEDTLQVIDPKQLKDAVNALASARKIEFYGSGGSGSIALDAHHKFLRSGLYSSCYTDGHLQVMSAAQLNDEDVVVCISHSGTSRDVLEALEIAKKNGAITIGITHFSKTPLSEKADIVLQTVSVETEYRSEALASRLAQLSIIDALYVNVSIRLNDRMKTSLQKMRSAISVKKL, from the coding sequence ATGATGAGAGATGTTACACCCCATTGCTTTACACTCATACGTGCTATCTATACGCAATTGAGTGATAAGGAAAGAGCGATAGCAGATTTTATACTCAATCAACCGGAACGTTTCATCCATTCAACGATCAGTCAAATAGCTGAGGAACTGTCCGTAGCAGATGCCACAGTTTTCCGCTTTTCCAAACGGTTAGGTTATAAAGGTTACCAAGCTATGAAAATAGCCCTTGCATCTGAAATCATTTCAACGACGAAAGATATTCATGAAACGATCGCGGAAGGTGACGATGAAAAAACGATCGCGGAAAAGGTTTTCAAATCAAATATCAGAACACTGGAGGACACACTCCAAGTAATTGATCCCAAACAACTCAAAGACGCAGTAAACGCATTGGCCTCCGCTCGAAAAATCGAATTTTACGGCAGCGGCGGTTCCGGTTCCATCGCATTGGACGCTCATCACAAGTTCCTTAGGAGCGGCTTGTACTCGAGTTGTTATACAGACGGACATCTCCAGGTAATGAGTGCTGCACAATTGAATGATGAAGATGTCGTTGTCTGCATTTCTCACTCAGGGACAAGCCGGGATGTCCTCGAGGCATTGGAAATAGCAAAAAAAAATGGGGCGATCACAATCGGAATCACCCATTTCTCAAAGACACCTCTAAGCGAAAAAGCTGACATCGTTCTTCAAACTGTCTCTGTGGAAACGGAATACAGATCAGAAGCATTGGCATCCCGTCTCGCACAATTAAGTATTATTGATGCCTTATATGTAAATGTGAGCATCCGTCTAAATGACCGGATGAAAACATCTTTGCAAAAAATGAGAAGCGCAATTTCTGTGAAAAAACTTTAA